The DNA segment TTAGTTTTGCAAATTAAAACCGGGATACTATTGCTTATCTCAAAAGTTTGCTCTTAGAGACAAATTAGTTTAAACTAAACTAAGAATAACAATAAACGCGCGGATGTAAAAAGATTACATTCTTCTTACATAGTTTAAAAGAGTACATAATCAGGAAGATTTTCATCTAATACGGTACATTTGAAAACAGGTACGATACAGATTCACCATTATGAGTCCGCCTTACAGCCTCAGCAAACATCATCGATACGTCGATACACTGAAacataaaagtaaaaataaaaaagaaaaaagttaaTTATAATGTCTTTAACCGATGATAGTTCGTAATTGATTACCTGTATTTTTGGACAATCTTTCATATGACCATCTTGAGGAATGGTATTTGTTACTACCACAGCTTCAAAACAAGCATTATTAATTCTACTAATCGCTGGCCCACTAAAAATGCCATGCGTTAAAATCGCATATACTTTTGTTGCTCCAGCTTCAAGAAGTTTTTCAGCTGCGTGACAAATAGTACCACAAGTGTCGGCCATGTCATCTACTAGAATAGCAACTCTGTCCTTTACGTCTCCAACTAATACCATACTAGCAACCTCATTCGCCTTTTTCCTTTCTTTATGTATAAGAGCAAATTCAACATTTAATCGATCAGCTATAGATGTTACCCTATTAAGATAGTTTTAATGTAAAAAAATTttgttttaaattaaaattaactTGTTACTACCTTTTAGCACCACCAGCATCTGGGGAAACAATAATGCTGTTACGCCATTCGATAATGTTTTCTTTAATCCATTTCAAAACAGCTGGTTCAGCAAATAAATTGTCAACTGGAATGTCGAAAAATCCTTGAATCTGACTAGCATGCAAATCCATTGTAATAATGTGATCAGCTCCTGCTACTGACAACATGTTTGCTACTAACTTTGCCGAGATAGGTGCACGACTCTGAAAAAAAAATAGTTGCAATTTCAGTTTCACGAAATTACACGAGTCTCATGAGTCCATTTGCAACTGGAAATATCCTGCAATTTGAAAAAAATTGCTATTAAAAGTTTATAACATTTTAGAAGGGGTTTATTAAGATGTCAACTTGAATAAAGGGATGgatgtttaaaaatattttctatGCAAAATATACGTATGTTGTACAAGAGAAATGAAACATTTCATTATTTAGAGGGGACAAAATATGAATACAATGGCTATCTATAGAACTATCCATTAAAAATATATTGTATGTGTGTACAtacaaataaaaagaaaagacaaTATGTTGCAAATGCACCCCAGTTAGACTTAACAAAAAATGTAAGTAAAGCAAAATTCAAACCTATAAATTAGAATATGGAACACAATGCATTTTAAATTctcgatattaaataaaaagatatttaaaaatattgaggAGCACTATAatcaaaatatataaaaacatGCTAATGTGTTCTTGGTAACATAATAACGAACATTTATAGAATTTTTTGGATAAATACAAATGCATCGTGCTCAGGAaagtaattataattaaattatcttaataagCTTATCTATGTAGTGAATCTCATGGAAGCTAACTAATGTTACTATTTTAAAAATAGTATTTATTCACAAGTCATTTTATTGGCAGAACACTTTATGACCAAGACAACACAATCACAGTTTTCTCTTGCCAAAGCACTGTATGTCGTTAATTAGATAGGCATTCTTTGATTAGTATATTTGGACAACATATTTAGCAACATAATAATTAGTTTCTGTTTAACATACAGATGTGTACCCCATTATGTGTATGTAGATTATTAAAAAATGTATGTAGAATgctattatattaatattttgccCTCTCATTCAGGTATCAATATGCTCTGACCAAATAGTTCtcattcattcattcattcatGGAGGTACCATTGTGCTCTATAACAACAATTATAAGTTTTGTTAGTCCTACAAAGAAAATTTTGTAAAAAACTAAGAATGATATTACAAAATCGAATTTTTCATCGAGTTATAGTTACAAACGTTACACTCGACAATCTTGCTGTTCTCATACTCACTGTAGATAGGTCGGGCACAAAATCCTGAAAATACCCAACTATTCAGAAATTTAGAAACACATGTTTTAATTTTTTGACAAGAATTgttttaataatatattttattcctaTTAATATACTTTAATTGAAAACTATTTATTGAAGACTCAGTTTTGAAGGAAATCTTAAATCTTCATCATAACAATACACCCTCATTGTGCTTATTTCTTTAATAAAATGTAATGGAACATGCAATTAGTAAGATCTGAAATAAATACCAGTAAATTTCTTTGAATAAGAAATTTAACAGATTGAAATGCATACAACAGGAAATGATGGTAAATATTATAGTATGAACACATGAGAGGCCCACCACGATGAATTCTGATATTAGTTTTGCAATATTTGCGTAGGTTATCACACTTCTGATAACctcagataattattatacgcaaTACTTTGACCACAATATTTTTGTTTATTGTTTTGCTAATTTATTTTATTGTAAGATTAAGGGACATAGACTATTTCTGTTCCATTTAATAAAATGATGTATTGTACTAAGAGCACATATGTGTACTAGTATGTATACTAGCAAAACTAATAATTTAAACAAATTAATTCATGCAAATTTATATTAAACAACACATATGTTGCTTCCTTGTAAAATATAGTTCTTATTTCCAAGCTGAACTATAGAATGTTTAAAATGATTAGTTTtaatatgttatatattcccaATTTTGTTGTTTGCATGCTAAATTATACTGTTACATACAATGAGTTATAAATATAGATCAGTTATTTAACAATGCATGTATAACTTCCATGCATTGTTTTTTTTCGAATATGAAATTTCACATGTAGGTAAGTACTTAAATATTACATTCAAAATATTTAGAACAAAAGTTTGAAATTATTTGTTTGTACTACGTCTAAAAACTTGATATTGATATCAGTTTATTGTTAATTATAACTTTAGAAAAAAGAAATATGTGACGTTAAACAACAAGATCCTATAAAATAAATGTGTACCACTTAGTACATCCCAATGAAGTAAGCCAAAAAATTATACGCGTATCTTGTATGATGATGAAAACTTGTGTTTTGCATCCCAAAAATGATATTACTCCAGTGGTCTGTTGCAAAGCtattaaataatatatagggtaaaaaaaaaagaccgCTACAAGTTACCCTGAATTTCCACTCGTTTGACTTCATGACAATTCGATTCTTAGATTTGTTGTCACCTCCATCACCACCCTGTGAAGATATCATATAAAAAAATTTAAACTTCTTCCTTCACAAGCTATATGTTCCTTATTGTGAGATGGTCACATGTTTCAATATACATGATTACAGAAGACATAAATAAACAATTTTAATTACAAGTACTACTTATCGTACatgtattatttaaaatatgtaCGCAATATGATTATTACATCAGAAATGTTTGCTTGAGAGAAATAAGCACATAAtaagaattcatctataagaaatACGAATACTGAAgtagaaatttaaatattacaattttttaaaacaaTTATAGATTTATAGTATTCCTACAGGAGTgtctattttattttacatcTGTAAAGTAATATAATCATGTTAATTAGTGTTATAAATTAATGATGTAACTGTTAGGTATTTAGAGTATTACAATCGATGAATGTATAGTTTGTCTAAATTGTTTTGTTATATAAGTGTTttatatttacattgtttctcagatttattttatataataaaaCGATTAACTAATGATTCATTGATCCTATTAACTGAGACCAGGAACACAAATAATGTGTGAATACTTACATAGttacaaatagatgtaaatactTGAGAGTCAGTAACAACAAAACAAAcaaataacacaacacaataCAAGTTAAATCTTTCATTACATTACGCATTATCTAAAATTGATACtataataattttttaacacAAGTTTTTAAAATATAGTTTTGTAaagtaatataaaaatatatacgcatcttatattatataaatattttgaactatATTAGATTCATCAGAGTGCTTTACTAAATTTGGTTAATATGCTATAATAAATCTGCTACAAGgaataaaagaaatattatcttatcaatgCGTCCTACCTTATCCTTCTTATCTTGTCTTGCATATGGGAAACAAGGAATTACCGCAGTTACTCGAGATGCTGAAGCAATTTTACATGCATTGATCATAATCAATAGCTCCATCAAATTGTCATTTACTTCTCCACTTCCACTTTGTACAATATACACATCTTCTCCTCGAACAGACTCTCCTATTTCCACACTATAATAAaagtataaaggagaaaaataaCTTTGGGTAATACAAAGTTACAAATATACATTACACATAAATTATTATGTGTAGAGAACTACTTAAtttagaaatatataaatgtaaattttgTCAATTTGTAGATACGAGGGTGCTCCATTTGCAAAATGATTGTTTAGATTTTATTCTAACATATGATCAAATAAGAGTTACAAATATTTAAATGCGTAGAAGATAAAAAGTGTTACTCAGATGTATTTTACTTGTTTTTATACACGTGCCTGCCTTTTATTGTACTTAAAAGTATTTTCATTTAAAAACTGTGTACTCTCTGTGAAAAGAATAAACAATGAATGTAAAGAACAAACAATAACATGGCAATAAAATGCGCTTATCATTTGTACTGTAAGTTAATATGTTACAAAATTATGTATCGATTGTTGTAAAGGTACATTAACGTTAGGATACATTGTAATGTGTATTAATAATTGTACTAGTTGACCTTCAAATTAAACGTCGCGGCTTGGTAGTAAAACGAGGATGCCGGCCTTGCGCGGCTGAGATTGTTTGTACGCCGATAGGGTTGTTAAATTAACAGTAACATAAAAAGACTAACACAAGGATGCTAAAACTGTTTTGTCCTTTATAGAAAGATATAACAAAAAGCAGATATTTAAATGAAATTTTAGGTGACATGTGGTAGGAACCTCAGTTTAACACATTAACAATAACGTGGTTATAGCGGTGATCGCGACCATTACCATGTTTCGAGGTTGCTGAATTTCTTGGTGACAACTTTTCCAATATCGATGCCAAGTCTGTCGACGATACGCTGAGCCAAATCTGGATGCGACGTACCACTGAAGACTTTAATGTTTGGCATTCTGCTTTGCAAAAGTCGCCCGCGAGAATTTTCTAAGTTTGCGCGTAACAAACTCTTAGCACGCACTGGCTGGGACACAGGCATCACTAAAACAGAAACCACAAAGAGACTATCCAATCAGAGAATGCTCTTAAGGCCGGATATGACGTATAATATTATGCTCCGCCCATCATCGTCAGACGTAGCCGCGTAAACGTATTTCTTATCGTatacttttttctcttttcgttAACAAAATAACAGACTACAAGTAACAAGTTTGCTTTTGTTATGCGCGGagaataataatatttttagagATACTGTTGACGATATCTATCATTATTGTTGCAACATAATCCGTCCACGTATTGAGAAATTAATAAATCAATTTTAAAGTGTAACAACGCTACGAATTTATTTACACATTCTACAAGCATcgattttaatttaaattatatcTTTCATGTTAAATGTAATTGACGATGAATGAACGTTTAGTTTAGTGTACTATAAAATTTAAATTCGTCATATTTCGGATTACAATTTCAATTGTAAATGTACATTTAACAAAATTATCATTCCTTTAAAATATGATTATCTTTACAGAAATGATGACACCACTTTTATAAGTTCTCTCAAAACTATACACGTAAACTGTACAAACATGCGATCGAATtgttattaaatttatattttcgaTATTTACATATTACCGCCACAATATCCAACGACGTGAACGTAGACAAAATTTAAACGGGTGAACACGAACGGATGATAGTCAACTTTTCTCATCAATGTGGCGCCGGCGGTGATTGAATGATAAATTGGATGTATCCGTGAGCGGAGATTTTAGTATAGAACACGAGTTAGAACGATCGTTTTTCTAAGTAGAAAGAGACAGTGAACTCAAGTTCTCTATTATCTGAAAGGTTTGCACACGTTGACGCTTCCAGCGAAATTCGTTAATCTATTCGAATGACGATGACAGTGTGCTGACTGTCTTACCGATTCGGAAGCTATGGCGAACATCGCGGCATTGAGAATTCAACGCGAATTTAAAGAGGTTATAAGGAGCGAGGAGGTGAGTGAACAATAGTTCTGTATGATTCGAAACTCTAAAGTCTATTTCTTGCATGTCGCAAATATTGAAATTGCTTAACAAACGTCATAGAGTTGTGCGGTATCATCCCGATGAAATTTCATGCGTAACGTGACAAAAATGTGCTGCAATTCATTGGCTGATAAAATCACCGCGAACAAAGCGTAGGCACCTGTTGTATGGTATTCTTAACTGTCATTAGCTTTTAAGTTAATTGAAATTCATCAATTTTTAACGTTTCTATCACGTTCAAGTTAACAATGCGTCTACAAAATATTTTTACCTTCAGAAAAAAGAATGTATTCTGAATAAATTTCCTGTATAGTTTAgagttattttaattaattaaattgcaACTTTACTCACACCCAATAATGTACATTTGACTTGCATTTAAATCTAAGATCGATCACTGACACCATTGTTTTTCCCATTAAATTCGTGTTTGAGTAATACATACCACGTGCCTTTGATTTATGCGAGCACTGACATACTCGTCTACTCTTGCGTTGTTCTAGAAGATCCATTTCGTATGCACAAAAGCTTCTGTTTTGATTTATCATTCCCACATGTTTATACTCGGGCGGATTACGCCAGAGTCTGTGTACTGGCGGTGTTGTGAATTATCGCTGTAGAATACGATATTACTTAAATATCAGATGGTAGTGTCAATAGGTCAATCTTCATATTATGTACACATTTTTAAAGAATCGTTTGACATGCACCACAATGTTGCATTCTATGTAACACTCCTATTTGATAAAATATATTGTGCTTGTATTCTTTGTAATTTGTTTTAAAGGATAATATAACTTGTATATTATTCAATAGGAAACATTAATGCACAATAGGCATTAATGATATAAtaacttacatttatttgtatcttGTATTTATTCATTTGTTTGTAGATATAAAAAATGTAAGATTAATTTTGTTTCATGCAAATTGTAGCCACATTCACTCATGTAAGTATGTATATTTTGAAAAACTTTTAATGGTAATATAAACTCGTTACACAAAtgttatatagatatttattcttTTTAGTAATTTGTTTAAATTTTGTTGTAGGTTGCAAAATGTGCGATTAAAGTTGAATTGGTGAATGATAGTTTTACTGAATTAAAAGGTGAGATTGCAGGCCCACCAGACACGCCATATGAAGGAGGTAATTTTGTACTCGAGATTAAAGTTCCCGAGACGTATCCCTTCAATCCTCCAAAAGTAAGCACTTTGTAAGTCAATACAATTAATGTACGTTAATGATAAAGTATCTTTTGTATGCTACTTAAAATTCAGATAGGTGAATATAACCTAAAGCATGATAAAGCACTTTCAAAGTTTCTTTCCTCAAACTTGTAGCTATAAATTTATTACTTTGCAATACTACAATTAAATTGAAGTATTATAAAATATTCCActattaaaataattatatacaCTTTATATTGTGTACAATTAATTATAAAATCTATCAAAGATGGATGTGACAAATATGTTCAAACTACCTTTATATACTTTTCATTATGATGTGTAGTATTCATCTATATGTGTACATACATATTGTTCTATTGTAGGTGCGATTCATAACAAAAATATGGCATCCTAATATATCTTCAGTAACAGGTGCCATTTGTTTAGATATATTAAAAGATCAGTGGTATGTAGCTATTgtcaaatataaattataaaagttatataaaatatatattaaatatcaaTTTTTAGGGCTGCTGCAATGACATTGCGTACTGTATTACTATCATTGCAAGCTTTGCTATCTGCAGCAGAACCAGATGATCCACAAGATGCAGTAGTAGCTAGACAGTATAAAGAGCATCAAGAAATGTTTCGTCAAACTGCCAGACATTGGACATATGTATATGCGGGTGGTAAATATATATTGTATGATTATAATTGAAAaaagatataattatttatgCTTTTGCATTAACATTATAACAATTATAGGACCAGCGAAGATGCCTGATTTAGATGATAAAATAAGGCGATTAACGGATATGGGAATTGAAGAACACAATGCAAGAGTTGCTTTATCTTCGTACAATTGGGATTTGGAACGTGCCACTGAACAGCTCTTCAGTTAGTGATAACTGTATAGTCAATCTGTCATATAAAAGCACTGCTCATTTTGTCATTACGAAACTTCTGTAACGCCATGTCCAATTATTGATACCATAGCAGTTTCGGAATCAAATTCAGCACCTGTAACGACAATATTTCAATGACAAAAACTCACGGAAAATTCATTTTAATATTCTTAAACAATACTCATTTATTTAACTTGTAAAATAGGCATGAAGAAACAGtaattaataaaatctgttaagtCCAACTTGATAGCCACATTTTAAAAAATTATGTGAAAAGTATATATCATTCTTCATCTTACGTTTATTAAAAGTTTAAAAATGTTATTTAAGCCAAAAtgcatttattattatttttttaatagAAAAAATTAGTTTTTCATATGTTAAACACTTATTAAATCTCTTTGTATAAATTATCGAAAATTTGTAACTTTCCCATTGAAGTTTCCTTTCACTTTATATAATTGTATTCAGgtgttttatttttatatttttcaatggAAAAGcagctatatatatataaaatttttGCATGGAACAGTACTTAGTAAATATTTTGTTACTCTTATGTTCAATATCTATTCTATATACTTCAcaatataaaaa comes from the Xylocopa sonorina isolate GNS202 chromosome 1, iyXylSono1_principal, whole genome shotgun sequence genome and includes:
- the Prps gene encoding phosphoribosyl pyrophosphate synthetase isoform X1, translated to MINQNRSFCAYEMDLLEQRKSRRVCQCSHKSKARVMPVSQPVRAKSLLRANLENSRGRLLQSRMPNIKVFSGTSHPDLAQRIVDRLGIDIGKVVTKKFSNLETCVEIGESVRGEDVYIVQSGSGEVNDNLMELLIMINACKIASASRVTAVIPCFPYARQDKKDKGGDGGDNKSKNRIVMKSNEWKFRDFVPDLSTSRAPISAKLVANMLSVAGADHIITMDLHASQIQGFFDIPVDNLFAEPAVLKWIKENIIEWRNSIIVSPDAGGAKRVTSIADRLNVEFALIHKERKKANEVASMVLVGDVKDRVAILVDDMADTCGTICHAAEKLLEAGATKVYAILTHGIFSGPAISRINNACFEAVVVTNTIPQDGHMKDCPKIQCIDVSMMFAEAVRRTHNGESVSYLFSNVPY
- the Prps gene encoding phosphoribosyl pyrophosphate synthetase isoform X3, with the protein product MINQNRSFCAYEMDLLEQRKSRRVCQCSHKSKARVMPVSQPVRAKSLLRANLENSRGRLLQSRMPNIKVFSGTSHPDLAQRIVDRLGIDIGKVVTKKFSNLETCVEIGESVRGEDVYIVQSGSGEVNDNLMELLIMINACKIASASRVTAVIPCFPYARQDKKDKDFVPDLSTSRAPISAKLVANMLSVAGADHIITMDLHASQIQGFFDIPVDNLFAEPAVLKWIKENIIEWRNSIIVSPDAGGAKRVTSIADRLNVEFALIHKERKKANEVASMVLVGDVKDRVAILVDDMADTCGTICHAAEKLLEAGATKVYAILTHGIFSGPAISRINNACFEAVVVTNTIPQDGHMKDCPKIQCIDVSMMFAEAVRRTHNGESVSYLFSNVPY
- the Prps gene encoding phosphoribosyl pyrophosphate synthetase isoform X4 encodes the protein MINQNRSFCAYEMDLLEQRKSRRVCQCSHKSKARVMPVSQPVRAKSLLRANLENSRGRLLQSRMPNIKVFSGTSHPDLAQRIVDRLGIDIGKVVTKKFSNLETCVEIGESVRGEDVYIVQSGSGEVNDNLMELLIMINACKIASASRVTAVIPCFPYARQDKKDKSRAPISAKLVANMLSVAGADHIITMDLHASQIQGFFDIPVDNLFAEPAVLKWIKENIIEWRNSIIVSPDAGGAKRVTSIADRLNVEFALIHKERKKANEVASMVLVGDVKDRVAILVDDMADTCGTICHAAEKLLEAGATKVYAILTHGIFSGPAISRINNACFEAVVVTNTIPQDGHMKDCPKIQCIDVSMMFAEAVRRTHNGESVSYLFSNVPY
- the Prps gene encoding phosphoribosyl pyrophosphate synthetase isoform X2, with product MINQNRSFCAYEMDLLEQRKSRRVCQCSHKSKARVMPVSQPVRAKSLLRANLENSRGRLLQSRMPNIKVFSGTSHPDLAQRIVDRLGIDIGKVVTKKFSNLETCVEIGESVRGEDVYIVQSGSGEVNDNLMELLIMINACKIASASRVTAVIPCFPYARQDKKDKGGDGGDNKSKNRIVMKSNEWKFRSRAPISAKLVANMLSVAGADHIITMDLHASQIQGFFDIPVDNLFAEPAVLKWIKENIIEWRNSIIVSPDAGGAKRVTSIADRLNVEFALIHKERKKANEVASMVLVGDVKDRVAILVDDMADTCGTICHAAEKLLEAGATKVYAILTHGIFSGPAISRINNACFEAVVVTNTIPQDGHMKDCPKIQCIDVSMMFAEAVRRTHNGESVSYLFSNVPY
- the Ubc4 gene encoding ubiquitin conjugating enzyme 4 isoform X1, which codes for MANIAALRIQREFKEVIRSEEVAKCAIKVELVNDSFTELKGEIAGPPDTPYEGGNFVLEIKVPETYPFNPPKVRFITKIWHPNISSVTGAICLDILKDQWAAAMTLRTVLLSLQALLSAAEPDDPQDAVVARQYKEHQEMFRQTARHWTYVYAGGPAKMPDLDDKIRRLTDMGIEEHNARVALSSYNWDLERATEQLFS
- the Ubc4 gene encoding ubiquitin conjugating enzyme 4 isoform X2; this encodes MQIVATFTHVAKCAIKVELVNDSFTELKGEIAGPPDTPYEGGNFVLEIKVPETYPFNPPKVRFITKIWHPNISSVTGAICLDILKDQWAAAMTLRTVLLSLQALLSAAEPDDPQDAVVARQYKEHQEMFRQTARHWTYVYAGGPAKMPDLDDKIRRLTDMGIEEHNARVALSSYNWDLERATEQLFS